In the genome of Telluria mixta, the window GTGTGCGTGCGAGTGGCCGTGATGATGGCCGTGGTTATGATCGTGGTCGTGATCATGGTCATCGTGCGCATGCGCCTCCAGTCCGTCGTGCAGGCAGCAACTGCTGTGCTTGGTCGTGCCTTGTTCCACCTGCAGCGTGCAATGGTGGATGGCGAAATCCTCACGCAGGTGAAGGGTGATGTCGTCGAGGGCCGCATCGCCCGGATAGCCGTCCGGCATGACGAGGTGGGCCGTGAGGGCCGTCTCCGTCGTGCTCATCGCCCAGATATGGACGTCGTGCACTTCGGTCACGCCCGGTTGCGCGGCCAGGAAGGCCGTGACGCCGGTCGCGTCGACGCTGGCCGGCACGCCCGCCAGCACCATCTGGATCGATTCCTTGAGCAGCGACCACGTGCCCGCGACGATCACGACGACGAGCACGAGGCTGACGACCGGGTCGAGCCACGACCAGCCCGTGTAGATGATCACGACACCGGAGATGACGACGCCCAGCGACAGCAACGCATCCGCCGCCATGTGCTGGTAGGCGCCGCGCACATTGATGTCGTCCTTGCTACCGGCCACGAACAGCCAGGCCGAGAAACCGTTGATCAGCACGCCGACGAGGGCGACGATGGACACCGTCGTGCCGGCCACCGGTTCCGGATGGGCGAAGCGGTGCACGGCTTCCCATGCGATGGCGCCGCAGGCCACCATCAGCAACAGGACGTTGGCGAGGGCGGCGAGGATGGTCGTACCGCGCATGCCATACGTGAAGCGGCGCGTGGGCGCACTCTTCGTCAGCAGCGCGGCGCCCCAGGCGAGGCCGAGACCCAGCACGTCGGACAGGTTGTGGCCGGCGTCGGCCATCAGCGCCGTCGAGTTGGCGATGAAGCCGTAGATGAATTCGATGGCGACGAACGCGGTGTTCAGGCCGATGGCGATGCCGAACGCGCGGCCGTTGTCGCCCGGCGCCGGGTGGTGGTGATGGCCATGTCCATGGCCGTGGGAATGGGAGTGACTCATGCGTCCAGTCCGGTGGTGGGTTCAGCGATGTGTTCGAACATATTGGAGAGCAGGCTGCTGATGTGGGCATCGGCGGCCGCATAGAACACCTGCTTGCCCTGGCGCTCCGCCTTGACGATGCGGGCCGCGCGCAGCAGGCGCAGGTGGTGGCTGACCAGCGAACTGGACAGGTTCAACGCGCCGGCGATGTCGCCCACGGCCGTCGGCTGCGCCAGGCAGGCGAGCACGATCCGCAACCGCGTGGGGTCGCCCAGCAGGTGGAACAGGTCGGCGAGCTCGTCGACCGCGTTGTCGATGTCGGGTGGGATGCTCATGCTTAACGTTTGAAGAACTGTTCACATGTTAAGCGCATAGCGGCCGCGGGTGCAAGCCATATCGTACGGACGTGGGGAACACGTAATATGGGCGGCGCCGCGTTACGGCACCTGCCCATCCACGTCGCGCACTTCCGGCGTCCCGAGCCCCAGCTTCTGCAACTGCGGCAAAATCGCCGCCCTATCCCCGACGGCGATGACCTTCAGCTGATCGGGTTTCAAATATTTCTGCGCCGCCGCCTGCACCTGGGCCGCCGTCACGGCGCGATAGCGGTCGGGCAGGGTGCGCCAGTAATCCGCCGGCAGGTCGAACACAAAGGTGTCGGCCAGGCTCGCCCCGATGCCGCTGTTCGTTTCGAACTGCCCCGGCAGCGAATACACCTGCGAATCGCGCGCGCCCGCCAGCTCGGCCGCAGGCAGCGGCTTGTCGCGCATGCCGTTCACTTCCCGGAAAATCTCGGAGACGGATGGCCCCGTAACGTCCGTGCGCACGCTGCCCGCGATAATGAACGGGCCCGGCGTACGGTCGTAGCGGAATGCCGAGAACACGCCGTAGCTGTAGCCCTTTTCTTCGCGCAGGTTGAGGTTGATGCGGCTCGAGAACAGGCCGCCCAGCGCCGCGTTCATGACCTGCATGGCCGGGTAGTCCGGCGTCCTGCGTGGGGCCCCGATGGCCGTCACGCGCAGTGCCGTCTGCGGCGCGCCCGGTTTGTCGACGACGACGAGGCGCGCTTTGGTGCCGGCCGGATCGCCGACCGCCGTGATGGCCGCGTCGGCCCGTCCCCAGCCGCCGAAGCGCGCCGTCGCCAGCGCGCGCAGCTCGTCCGCCGTGATGTCGCCGGAGACGACGAGGGCCGCATTGCCCGGCAGGTAGTGGCGGCGCCAGAAGCGCACGAGGTCTTCGCGCGTCGTCGCGCGGATTGCCTGTTCCGTGCCCAGCTGGCCGTAGCCGTACGGGTGATCCCGGCCGTACAGCGCGCCGGCCGCGGCGACGGCGGCGACCAGCGCCGGATCGTCGCGCTGCTGTGTCAGTTCGCCGATGCGTGAGGCACGCTGGCGTTCCACTTCGGCCGTCGGGAAGGCCGGATGCAGCACGACGTCGGCCAGCACGTCCAGCGCCTGCGGGAACGTGGAACGCAGCGCCAGCAGCGACACCGTCGACGCGTCGGACGACGCGGCGCTGCCGAGGAAGGCGCCGAGCTGCGCGATCTCGTCGGCGATGCGCGGCGCGCTGCGTGTGGCCGTGCCTTCGTCCAGCATCTGCGCCGTGAAGCCGGCGAGGCCCGGCTGGTCGGATGGATTGGCGTCGGAGCCGCTTTTCACGACCAGTTCCGCCGCCACGAGCGGCAGCGCGGGATTCGGGTGGACGATGACCGTCAGGCCGTTCGGCAGCTTGAACGATTCGCCCTGCGGCAGCGTGAAGCGCGGCGCCGGTCCCGGCTTCGGCGGCGTGCGGCGCCACGCTTCGTCGCGGTTGATGCCGGCGGCGCGGTCGGTCCTGCCGGCCTTCGAGACTTGGGGCGGTGGCGGCGTCGACACGTCGGGGCCGAGGTCCGGCTTGCCCGGCACGCCGGACACGATCACGCGCGCGTTCGGCTGCAGGTAGGCCTGCGCCACGCGGCGCACGTCGGCGGCGGTGACGCGGCGCAGGCGCTCGATGTCCTTCGGCAGGTAGCCAGGGTCGCCCGTGTACTGGTTGTACTGGTTGATCTGGTTCGCGAGGCCCGTGCCGCCCAGCTTTTCGATCGACGTCAGCATCGCCGTCTCGATCGTGTTGCGCGCGCGTTCGACTTCCTGCTCGGACGGTCCCGTGTCGCGCAGCGCCTTGAGTTCCGCATCGATGGCCGTCTCCAGCTCGGACGGTTCGTGGCCGGGGCGCGCGGTGGCGTCGACGATGAAGGTCGACGTGAGCGCGTTCGAATTCTGCGCGGCCGCCGCTTCCTGCGCGATCTGCCGCTCGTACACGAGGGTTTTATACAGGCGGCTGGACTTTCCGCCGGCGAGGATCTGCGCCGTCACCGCCAGCTCGGCGTCGCCCGGCTGGAAGGCCGGCGGCGTGAGCCACGCCATGTACAGGCGCGGCAGCTCCACGCGGTCCGGCACCGTGATGCGGCGCTCGCGCGTGATGGCGGGCGTGGCCACCTGCGGGTGCACGACCGGCGGACTCTTTTTGAAACTGCCGAAGTATTTCGCGACGAGGGCGCGCGTTTTCGCCTTGTCGATGTCGCCGGCGATCACGATGCTGGCGTTGTTCGGGCCGTAGTAGCGCTTGAAGAAGTCGCGCACGTCGGCCAGTTTCGCGTTCTGGATGTCGGCGTGCGAACCGATGACGGCGGCGTAATAGGGGTGCGTCTTCGGGAACAGCGCGTGGTTCAGCGCTTCCTCGACGACGCCGTACGGGCGGTTCTCGACGCTCTGGCGGCGCTCGTTGCGCACGACGTCCTGCTGGTTCGACAGCGCCGTCTGGTCCAGCACGTCGAGCAGGTAGCCCATGCGGTCGGCGTGCACCCACAGCGCGAGTTCGAGCTGGTTCGACGGCACCGTGTCGTAGTAATTGGTGCGGTCGTAGTCCGTGCTGCCGTTGCTGTCGGTGGCGCCGGCGCCTTCCAGCAGGCGGTCGGCGAGGCCGCGCGGCAGGTGCCGCGTCCCGGCGAACATCATGTGCTCGAACAGGTGGGCGAAGCCGGTGAGCCCTGGCGCTTCGTTGGCGGGGCCGACGTGGTACCAGATGTTGACGGCCACGATGGGCAGGCGGTGGTCCTCGACAAGGATCACCTCCAGGCCGTTGGGGAGCGTCGTTTTGTCGTAGCGGATCTGCTGCGCGGCCGTCGGCCCTGCAAGCAGCAACGACAACAAGAGCAGGGACAGGAGGCGTGTCATGCGGACTCCGTTTTATTAATGACAGGCGGCGCTGCCGCGGTCGGGCGGGACGACGCTGAAGGTGGAGAGCCGCGTGGACTCGACGAATTCCCAGCCGTAGCCGCCCGCGTACAGGCGCAGGCGCAGCACGCCGGTGCGGTTGCTGTCGCGGACTTCGCTGTGCGCGACGGTGAACAGGAA includes:
- a CDS encoding cation diffusion facilitator family transporter, with protein sequence MSHSHSHGHGHGHHHHPAPGDNGRAFGIAIGLNTAFVAIEFIYGFIANSTALMADAGHNLSDVLGLGLAWGAALLTKSAPTRRFTYGMRGTTILAALANVLLLMVACGAIAWEAVHRFAHPEPVAGTTVSIVALVGVLINGFSAWLFVAGSKDDINVRGAYQHMAADALLSLGVVISGVVIIYTGWSWLDPVVSLVLVVVIVAGTWSLLKESIQMVLAGVPASVDATGVTAFLAAQPGVTEVHDVHIWAMSTTETALTAHLVMPDGYPGDAALDDITLHLREDFAIHHCTLQVEQGTTKHSSCCLHDGLEAHAHDDHDHDHDHNHGHHHGHSHAH
- a CDS encoding ArsR/SmtB family transcription factor, translating into MSIPPDIDNAVDELADLFHLLGDPTRLRIVLACLAQPTAVGDIAGALNLSSSLVSHHLRLLRAARIVKAERQGKQVFYAAADAHISSLLSNMFEHIAEPTTGLDA
- a CDS encoding M16 family metallopeptidase, producing the protein MTRLLSLLLLSLLLAGPTAAQQIRYDKTTLPNGLEVILVEDHRLPIVAVNIWYHVGPANEAPGLTGFAHLFEHMMFAGTRHLPRGLADRLLEGAGATDSNGSTDYDRTNYYDTVPSNQLELALWVHADRMGYLLDVLDQTALSNQQDVVRNERRQSVENRPYGVVEEALNHALFPKTHPYYAAVIGSHADIQNAKLADVRDFFKRYYGPNNASIVIAGDIDKAKTRALVAKYFGSFKKSPPVVHPQVATPAITRERRITVPDRVELPRLYMAWLTPPAFQPGDAELAVTAQILAGGKSSRLYKTLVYERQIAQEAAAAQNSNALTSTFIVDATARPGHEPSELETAIDAELKALRDTGPSEQEVERARNTIETAMLTSIEKLGGTGLANQINQYNQYTGDPGYLPKDIERLRRVTAADVRRVAQAYLQPNARVIVSGVPGKPDLGPDVSTPPPPQVSKAGRTDRAAGINRDEAWRRTPPKPGPAPRFTLPQGESFKLPNGLTVIVHPNPALPLVAAELVVKSGSDANPSDQPGLAGFTAQMLDEGTATRSAPRIADEIAQLGAFLGSAASSDASTVSLLALRSTFPQALDVLADVVLHPAFPTAEVERQRASRIGELTQQRDDPALVAAVAAAGALYGRDHPYGYGQLGTEQAIRATTREDLVRFWRRHYLPGNAALVVSGDITADELRALATARFGGWGRADAAITAVGDPAGTKARLVVVDKPGAPQTALRVTAIGAPRRTPDYPAMQVMNAALGGLFSSRINLNLREEKGYSYGVFSAFRYDRTPGPFIIAGSVRTDVTGPSVSEIFREVNGMRDKPLPAAELAGARDSQVYSLPGQFETNSGIGASLADTFVFDLPADYWRTLPDRYRAVTAAQVQAAAQKYLKPDQLKVIAVGDRAAILPQLQKLGLGTPEVRDVDGQVP